The Nitrospira tepida genome includes a window with the following:
- a CDS encoding RluA family pseudouridine synthase, with the protein MTSLRPWPDVQTEVLVTSGETPKRVDLFLANRDPALSRAVIQRLIEEGRIRVNDHPTKPSYKIRPGDRITLTIPRPAPLELKPEAIPLNVLFEDEALLVLNKPAGLVVHPAPGHWSGTLVHGLLHHFNRPDGALSTIGGKERPGLVHRLDKETSGVMVIAKTDEAHAGLAAQFKAHSITREYEALVWGSMKKPRGLIELAIGRDTKERKKFSARTARPKPSVTEYQVIGRFGKTATEVVLLPKTGRTHQIRVHLASIGHPVLGDPTYGGRKVRTVAELEIPRVMLHARLLGFIHPVTKRYQQFAVDPPADMQQVRTALQALEPAGRVRGHRLLTAR; encoded by the coding sequence ATGACCTCCCTTCGTCCTTGGCCGGACGTTCAGACTGAAGTGCTGGTCACGTCCGGGGAAACACCCAAGCGTGTTGATCTGTTCCTGGCCAACCGCGATCCGGCCTTGTCGCGGGCGGTGATTCAACGGCTCATCGAGGAAGGCCGCATCCGCGTCAACGACCACCCGACCAAGCCGAGCTACAAGATCAGGCCGGGGGATCGCATTACGCTCACCATTCCTCGTCCGGCACCGCTGGAGCTGAAGCCGGAAGCCATCCCGCTGAATGTCCTGTTTGAGGATGAGGCGCTGCTGGTCCTGAACAAACCGGCCGGCTTGGTTGTCCACCCGGCGCCGGGCCATTGGTCCGGCACCTTGGTCCATGGACTCCTGCACCACTTCAACCGGCCAGATGGGGCGCTTTCCACGATCGGCGGCAAGGAACGGCCCGGTCTGGTGCATCGGCTGGACAAAGAGACCTCGGGGGTCATGGTCATCGCCAAGACGGACGAGGCCCATGCGGGGCTGGCGGCCCAGTTCAAGGCCCACAGCATCACGCGCGAGTACGAAGCGCTGGTCTGGGGCTCGATGAAAAAACCACGTGGCCTCATCGAATTGGCGATCGGGCGGGATACCAAGGAGCGCAAAAAATTTTCCGCCCGGACGGCCAGGCCGAAACCCTCGGTCACGGAATACCAGGTGATAGGGCGTTTCGGGAAAACGGCCACCGAAGTCGTGCTGCTGCCCAAGACCGGACGCACGCATCAGATTCGAGTCCATCTGGCGTCCATCGGCCATCCCGTCTTGGGCGATCCGACGTACGGAGGGCGAAAGGTCCGTACTGTTGCCGAGCTGGAAATTCCGCGGGTGATGCTCCATGCCCGGTTGTTGGGGTTCATTCATCCTGTGACCAAACGGTATCAGCAGTTTGCAGTGGACCCGCCGGCCGATATGCAGCAGGTTCGCACCGCGTTGCAGGCGCTCGAGCCGGCCGGCCGCGTTCGAGGCCATCGACTCTTGACAGCGCGATAG